The following DNA comes from Eriocheir sinensis breed Jianghai 21 unplaced genomic scaffold, ASM2467909v1 Scaffold1805, whole genome shotgun sequence.
GCTGGCCGACCCTATGTGGCCCACCTCAATTGTTTTGGCCTTCCTGTGGGCCGGCCGGCGGGGCCGCGGGGGCCGCCCATTGGTGCGGTCAGGTGAAGGAGAGTGCCGATGATTAACAGGGGGCGCCGACCCACCCCGCCACGGTGAAGGTGACCGTCGCCCGCAGACAGGAGACGGCGGGGGTGAGGGCTGCGAGGGTAGGCGGTCACAGCTGTGGCTGCGGACCCCGCACATCCCGGCACAGGGCGGGGTGCTGTACACGTAGCCGGGACAGTAGTGAGACCCGCCGTCAGGATACAACTGGGGCGATGAGCCCCACACGGGGATCCAGCAGCCGCCGTGCTGCACGTGCGGGGCGTGGTGGCAGGGCGCGCAGTGCGGGCTGCCAGGCCTGCTGACCACCCACCCCTGCACGGGCGACGGGGAGCGGGAGGCCCGGCGCTGCTGAGGAGGGGAGGGCGGCTTACCCATGGTGGGTGAGTGTGTCGCCCGGCAAGGTGGAGGGGCGTGGGGATGCTGACTGAGTGACGACGGCTGGAGCACCCGGATGTTGTCGTAGATAGCGTTGGGGTCAGACCGAGAGGCACCGAGCCCGTGATTTGTCAAACGGCCCGAGGACGTGGGCGAGATGCTGCGGGCGGGAGAATTTCTGCCGGAATGATGTCCAGAGCTGACGGGAACCCCGATCACATTCCACGCCCGCCGCATCTCAGGACTTGGAGGCGGCGAAGGCCTCACATGTCGGCAAGGAGCTTCAGCAGGTGGCGTGCAGCAGACAGGCGGCGCGCGCGTCGGGGAGGGCGAAGCCTTTCTATGGGCGTTGTAGAAGGCGACACCCGAGCCGGTAGACACCACCACCCTGTTGAGGGAGTCGTCGCGGGCCAGGTGGACCCCCGCGCCCGGTGCAGGCGTGTGGATCAGCTTGTGGCTAGAGGTCGGAACGAATGCGGAACCATGAGTGGTAGAGTTTACTCCGTTGAGGTGTGGTTGTCTCCATCTGTCGCCCTCACCTGTGTGGCGGTGGGCGTGGCAGACCGTAGGCTGGGTGTGCGTGGCCTCATGATGACCATTGACCGCCCTGGCGGGGGTCAACACAGGTGACGGTGATGGCGTCCGGGTAAGGAGTCGGCCACGTCCCTCATTACTTGGTGACAAAATAGAGTTGGCGAACCTGGAGGCGTGCGAAGCGCTGCCCACCACGCCGTGCGTCGCGGTGCTCCTGTGAGGGACGACGGTGGACCGAGGTGACGGCGACTGTAGAGGACGGTTGTTGAGTGTTCTGGGGCACTCTCTGGGAAGGCTTttactgctgctacttctgctgctaatactgctgctgccgccgctgctGATGCCGGAATCTGTCAGTCCTAAAGCAGCTGGCGCGGTGAGTGAGGCGTTGgtagatacaggaggaggaggacaaggtcgctgaaggggaagggaggaggtgcggGTGTGTCCATGGCCGGAGGAGGTGTCGTCGGAGGCGCTGGAGAAGGCATCGCTGGAGCTGACCAGCTCCGCGAGATGCTCGAAGCTGTGAGGCGAGGCGCCGCGGCGGAAGGCGTCCAGGTTATAGTAGTCGCCGTGGAAGGTGGAGGGCGGCAGGTGTGGCCGTCGGGGGATCCTCCCGGCACCGGTCATACTCGAGGAAGATGAATAATCGGGAATCGTGTTTTCCCTCAGGTGGGGCGGCAGGAGTTCGATTAGCTCCGGGGGCAGCGGGGTGGCCTTGGCccgggcagtggtggtggtgatggtggtgtccgTGGGGTGTGCCGCGCAGGCGCTATGCATGCCTGAGGGCGGGTCCAAGTCCAGGGTGGTGGGGATGGGCTGGTTGAGGCGGGGTTGATTGCGGTACAGGCGGCCAGTGCCTCGGGGGGTCGAGCCTGCACCATACGTTTGCACCGTGACTTCTCGGTTGGTCACAAACACGAACTCGTCATCCGCACTGTCCTCGGAGGAACGCATCCTGGCAAGGGTCGTCTCGTCGTCTCGTTCGTTGAGAGGCACCAGCTCACCGCCACACCACTAACTTTATCTGAACAACCATCACCAAGATTTATAATGCACCCGGCTTACTTTCAGGCCAAGTTAATGACTCAACATTGCTATTATGTACATAACTGTaagaaaaataaatttcaatagaCACAAGCAAGGAAACTCGAGCATCTTTAAGGAACTCGATACATCACAAACATAACAAAGAATCTGGAGCCAACCTAAAGACAGACGTGTTGTTTGGTCAGCTGTGACGCACACATATATACTTAAACCAACAGTGTGAGCAGCGAGGAGCGAGCTGGCGGAATGAATgctcggagtgtgtgtgtgtgtgtgtgtgtgtgtgtgtgtgtgtgtgtgtgttcaaggggaGACCTCTGAAAAGCTAAATACGGAAACTGGATGATTATGACGTGacccaatggaccgtattggctctaacaggcagcgccacacgtggccattcggtgaactgtcaaagcagtactttccatagaagtcaagttatgtactagagtgcgtccgaggctgcctccaggatacaaggccttggtgccgccaccgctccaagccaacgactgctcACACTTTACTCCTATCCAATTTCCTGACTCTACTCTTtcacatggagaaaaactgaaatcgggtaggagtgaagtgtgtgcaatcatcgacggcggcatcatggccgtgtatcccggagacagcctcagacgcactctagtctataacttgaactctatggaaaggacagcttggagttgagtggccacatgtggcgctgcctgtatagccaatacggtccattcagaAATTCAAGATGCAATGATTCCGTTTGGTCCTAACAATGACTTTGGCTTACTTACTCACTcgctcatttgtttatttatacatttGGAGACAGACTATTGATTGACCTTGTAGTTAGCAtttgggagggaggaatgaactaGTGCTGACAAAATACGAAGGTCACCCTCGAGAAAGCCGACGGAGTGTGACGTTGGCCTCGTTACACACCCCAATCATCCCACCTGAGCCGCACCAAGCCCACAAGGTACCAGACAATATTGGCCGTCAGCCTTAATTTGACGGGCGCGCCTAAAACACGATGCTGCGACGATCCCCGAATAGGCCGCCGTGAGCCCCTCGCCGGCACACACTCGGGGCGCCACCTGCTGTACCCATCACGCCCCCGACCAGAGGGAGCCCGGCGCCACCCTCCCCGGTCTGCCTCGGCTCGACTCAACGATTTTCCAGATGCCACAGACTCAGAAGTACATCTCGGGGCGCCGTTCACATATGTTCAcgtacttttatttttgtttttctttgtttcttttttattttatttattatgttcCAGATGCCACCGACTCAGAAGTACATCCCGAGCCGCCGTTCATATAATGTTCacgttcttttattaatttttttttttttatttatttcacttttttttctatttattttatgttttatactTAACACGCGAGCATGAAGACTCTATACACACAATGATTAACCTACgtataatatctctctctctctctctctctctctctctctctctctcccctatctacCTTCCTATATCTACCCATCTTAGAATCTACCTGTCAACCTCCCTGTCTCTCACCTTCACGCCTCTATATCCTGTCTATACTGTACTATATTCTATACTATATTGTACTCTAAACTAAAGATAAAGTATAGTTAGCTGTATCGTTTTAAGCGCCGTAAGAGAAGTTTGAGACAAGAATAACACCGCGAGATAATCTATACTACTCTATACCTTATACTTTACTATACGATAAACTAAAGATGCAATATGGTTGGATGTATCGTTTTAAGCTCCGTCAGTGAAGGGAGAGACGAGAACAACACTACCTCGTGATTTATCTGAGCAGCCTCGCCCAGCATGGAGACAGACGCCAAGAACTACAACCGAGTGTGTTTGATGTTATACACGTGCTCAGGAAGACGCGCAGACGCAGACGTAAAACTATAGAAAGAACGTACTTGGGAGAAGGAGTATTCTTTCAATCTGTCAGCGGAGCCATAATAGTAACGCACTTTTTATTACAACCATATTTaatagtgaaaggaaaggagtttTGTGCACGCGTACCTGCGGACTCGTAAAAACACGCATGAAACGATAGATATGATAGAGTATGATGTGTTGTTTTAAGATTCATCATTCGAGGGAGAAACGAGAATGAGGAGCATCAGTAAGCATGAAGAGGAAGACACGCCTGGCCTGGGAGTAAACACGAGTACAATAAAACTCGTAGAAACAGTACAGTAAGGTTTGTTGTTTTAAGATTCATCATTCGAGGGAGAAACGAGAATGAGGAGCATCAGTAAGCATGAAGAGGAAGACACGGCAGGATGTAAACAAGCGTGGAGGAAGGCTAGCATACACAGACACAAAGTTATAAATAGGACTGTATCTCGGAGTATTGCGTTTATCTCCACcagttaacagagagagagagacgagaataaCACCGCCACATGCTGAATGAAGACCGTCACTATAGGCTTGAAGAGGAAGACACGCCTGGGAGTATACGCGCGTGCAGGAAGACttacatacatataaacaaagcAATAGATAGGAACGTATTTTGAACTACTGCGTTTAGCTCCACTGAGAGACGAGAATAACGCCGCCACATGACACATAGATCGTCACTAGGCatggagagagagacacactTGCAGGAAGACTCATAGATACTGATACAAGACTATAGATAGGAATGTATTTTGAAGCACTGCGTTTAGCTCCGTCAGTCGAGAGAGAGGGACGAGAATAACGCCGCCTCGTGACGATATGAATAGCCTCGCTAGGCACGACGAGGGGGACACCACCGACACCTCAGGCACCTACGAAGCTTGACAACCACACGTGTCCACCAGACGGCCCCCTCAACCACATTCACGGGCGGTAAGACGGTGCttttaagggtcatattcttaattaTTTCGACGGCCAAGCACATGCatctgacagggctttcgtaggagttgcggagAGGGAGTAGTTTTATGCGCCTGCTAGTTTGACAAAGATTCTGTACTACCATAAACGTAAAAAAACATTAATATGAATCCGATTAATGTACCATATTCTTAactaaacatttcggcgcacacacacacacacacacacacacacacacacacacacatttgacaaggctttcgtaggagatgcGGGTACTTTCACGAGTAGTTTTATGCccttgacgaagcttctgtaacATGACCGTGAAAAACCACTCTTGAGAactcgattaatcttcttttaGGTCTTCGGAAATAGTTACAGTGAAAGGCAGCAGCGTCTGACAATCCCAACCTTTGCTACGCCCACTGACATCAAAGGGCAAGGggcgaagggaggagggaaggggaggggagatcaTTACTACACAGAAGGCATGAAGGCGGTGGGAGAACGCCAGCTGTAGCGCTCCTGCACCTGCCACCCCGCTATTTTTGTCACCCACACCGTCGTCGTCTGGGGGAACGCTAACCTTGTCATCCACAAAGCCCCGCGGAAGCCTTGCAcgccctttctttccctcgcgTGTCCCCGCCAGTATGGGCGCCAACTTCGTTAATCATCACAGCTCCAATaacgcttttcctcttttttttatgcccttcaaATGACTCCTCTGCTACCTCCCCCTTGCTTGCCCACAGATGCCCCTCCCACCCCATTTATCCTCCCACATGTTCATCCTCTCCTACCCAAGCCCACGAACATCTCCTctaccctttttctctctccacgaTTCACACACCATCAACAAACCAGACTCCAGACCAGaatccctttcccatccttccttcactcttaacGACATGCCTGGCGCCACTTGATACCTGAGGCAGCGAGAGGAGAGAGCCACGACCTGTACCCATGACCCTCGAGGTGCGCGTCTCCCCTCGCCTCTCGTTAGCGGGTATGGGGCTGCTGCTCAGGCCACGCTCACACACATGGACTACATCACTGTCTTGTTTGTGTGCTCTGTCACCGGGAATGAGGCTTGGGGTCGTAATGATGAAAGCAAGGGAGTCTGTGCCGCCAAAACACGAGACAGCAAGCAACTATGAATCGTGTTTATTGCCAGGAATGAGGCTTGGGGTCGTAATGATGAAAGCAAGGGAGTCTGAGCCCCCAAAACACGAGACAGCAAGCAAATGTTCTGTGTAGAGTTAAAAGCAGTACTAGGAATCGTGTTTATTCCCAGGAATGAGGCTTGGGGTCGTAATGATGAAAGCAAGGGAGTCTGAGCCCCCAAAACACGAGACAGCAAGCAAATGTTCTGTGTAGAGTTAAAAGCAGTACTAGGAATCGTGTTTATTGCCAGGAATGAGGCTTGGGGTCGTAATGATGAAAGCAAGAACATCAGTACAGCAAATAAGTGGCTGTTCCCATAA
Coding sequences within:
- the LOC126990610 gene encoding serine/arginine repetitive matrix protein 1-like, which produces MRSSEDSADDEFVFVTNREVTVQTYGAGSTPRGTGRLYRNQPRLNQPIPTTLDLDPPSGMHSACAAHPTDTTITTTTARAKATPLPPELIELLPPHLRENTIPDYSSSSSMTGAGRIPRRPHLPPSTFHGDYYNLDAFRRGASPHSFEHLAELVSSSDAFSSASDDTSSGHGHTRTSSLPLQRPCPPPPVSTNASLTAPAALGLTDSGISSGGSSSISSRSSSSKSLPRECPRTLNNRPLQSPSPRSTVVPHRSTATHGVVGSASHASRFANSILSPSNEGRGRLLTRTPSPSPVLTPARAVNGHHEATHTQPTVCHAHRHTGEGDRWRQPHLNGVNSTTHGSAFVPTSSHKLIHTPAPGAGVHLARDDSLNRVVVSTGSGVAFYNAHRKASPSPTRAPPVCCTPPAEAPCRHVRPSPPPSPEMRRAWNVIGVPVSSGHHSGRNSPARSISPTSSGRLTNHGLGASRSDPNAIYDNIRVLQPSSLSQHPHAPPPCRATHSPTMGKPPSPPQQRRASRSPSPVQGWVVSRPGSPHCAPCHHAPHVQHGGCWIPVWGSSPQLYPDGGSHYCPGYVYSTPPCAGMCGVRSHSCDRLPSQPSPPPSPVCGRRSPSPWRGGSAPPVNHRHSPSPDRTNGRPPRPRRPAHRKAKTIEVGHIGSASPIPAPAGRATSPMGPTPLYMPASAILSASQSHLGTAQAAGNYGDRGHYGPSSREASPLYQNLRGDYEDVTQAGHGGGVWAAAPTAAAPPHPRSPSGADKQELKNDSKPKVTYKTTFYKCMKNLLKPTQ